From Myotis daubentonii chromosome 15, mMyoDau2.1, whole genome shotgun sequence, one genomic window encodes:
- the LOC132217248 gene encoding leukocyte immunoglobulin-like receptor subfamily A member 6, with protein sequence MMSILSALLCLGLSLGQIIHVQAGTLSKATMWAEPGPVVPYGSPVTLWCQGTLEAQEFCMYRQQKRVLWKTQTKWNPRDKVKLSITRMTEHDAGRYYCYYIRFTGWSEHSDPLELVVTGSYSKPSLSALPSPVVTSGRNLTLQCVSGQGFNRFLLTKEGDHRLSWTLDSQPQPSGQFQTLFPVGPVTRSHRWTFRCYGYYRDRPHVWSHPSDLLELLVSGESGKPSLLSQQGPIVASGQSLTLQCRSDGGYDRFALHKEGGRDLPQSLVLQPQAGLSQAHFPLDTVSSSHGGRYRCYGGYNLSSEWSAPSDPLDILVAGHLPDRPSLSVVVHIGPRVPSEGKVTLLCQSLSPRDTFLLSKEGAADAPLRLRSKHRAQQNQAEFSISPVTSAHGDTYRCYTSNSSSPFLLSLPSEPLELLVSGAADPLGLSQNKSDSEAASTPQDYTVGNLIRMGVAGLVLVVIGVLLYQDWHRQRRPHGAAGT encoded by the exons ATGATGTCCATCCTCTCTGCTCTTCTCTGCCTCG GGCTGAGTCTGGGCCAGATCATCCACGTGCAGGCAG GGACCCTCTCCAAAGCCACCATGtgggctgagccaggccctgtggtCCCTTATGGGAGCCCTGTGACCCTCTGGTGTCAGGGGACCCTGGAAGCCCAGGAGTTCTGTATGTATAGACAACAAAAACGTGTGCTTTGGAAAACACAGACTAAGTGGAATCCCAGAGACAAGGTCAAGCTCTCCATCACACGCATGACAGAGCATGATGCAGGGAGATACTACTGTTACTATATCAGATTCACAGGCTGGTCAGAGCAcagtgaccccctggagctggTGGTGACAG GATCCTACAGCAAacccagcctctcagccctgcccagccctgtcgTGACCTCAGGAAGGAATCTGACCCTCCAGTGTGTCTCAGGGCAGGGATTTAACAGGTTCCTTCTGACTAAGGAAGGAGATCACAGGCTCTCCTGGACTCTGgactcacagccacagcccagtGGGCAGTTCCAGACCCTGTTCCCTGTGGGCCCTGTGACCCGCAGCCACAGGTGGACGTTCAGATGCTATGGCTATTACAGGGACAGGCCCCATGTGTGGTCACACCCCAGTGACCTCCTGGAGCTCCTGGTCTCAG GTGAGTCTGGGAAGCCCTCCCTCCTGAGCCAGCAGGGCCCCATCGTGGCCTCTGGACAGAGCCTGACCCTCCAGTGTCGCTCTGATGGCGGCTATGACAGATTCGCTCTGCACAAGGAGGGGGGACGGgacctcccccagagccttgtcctgcagccccaggctgggctctctcAGGCCCACTTCCCCCTGGACACTGTGAGCAGCTCCCACGGGGGCCGGTACAGATGCTACGGTGGATACAACCTCTCCTCTGAGTGGTCGGCCCCCAGCGACCCCCTGGACATCCTGGTGGCAG gaCACCTGCCTGACAGACCATCTCTATCAGTGGTGGTGCACATAGGCCCTAGGGTGCCATCTGAAGGAAAGGTGACCCTGCTGTGTCAGTCACTGAGCCCGAGGGACACTTTCCTTCTGTCCAAGGAGGGGGCAGCGGATGCCCCCCTGCGTCTGAGATCAAAGCACCGAGCTCAGCAGAACCAGGCAGAGTTCTCCATAAGCCCTGTGACGTCAGCCCACGGGGACACCTATAGGTGCTACACCTCAAACagctcctcccccttcctgctgtcactTCCCAGTGAGCCCCTGGAGCTCCTGGTCTCAG GAGCAGCTGATCCCCTGGGACTGTCACAGAACAAGTCAGACTCCGAGGCAG CCTCAACCCCCCAAGACTACACAGTGGGGAATCTCATCCGGATGGGCGTGGCTGGCTTGGTCCTGGTGGTCATTGGGGTGTTGCTGTATCAGGATTGGCACCGTCAGAGAAGACCCCATGGTGCAGCTGGGACGTAA